The segment TTTTGGTGAGGTAATCCATCAAACGCCCCACTGCCAAATCCACATTCTCTACGTTAGCGAAATACTGTGCCTCGTTTTCGTTTTGTGCTTGAGGCAAATACTTTTGAACCAATTCCTGAGGAGAAGCAACTGGTACATGTGGCTCATGAAAGGTAACTTGGAGATAAAAAGGTTGATCCTTAGGCTTTTGATCCAGCCAGCTCATGGCTTCATCTACTACAATCTGACAACTGAATCCTTCGATCTCTCCCACTTCTTCACCGTTTCTTACAAAGTTTCTAGGGTTTTCGTGACTTGGTGCGGCATTGTTGTGCGTGGCAAACCAATGATCAAATCCAAAATGGTCCGGGGTGGGCTGTTTTTCAGGATTGTTAAACAACGAACTACAATGCCACTTGCCAGACAAGCAAGTCGCATAGCCTACTGACTTTAGTCGTGCAGGGATGGTCTCCTCGTCTGCTTGCATGTGTACCAAGTCGCGATTGTTGGGTCTAGGCTTTTCTCCTCCGATGATAAAATCGTAAATCCCTGCGCGATTGGGACTCCTACCTGTCATCAAACCAACACGAGAAGGCGAGCAAACTGGTGCAGCTGCATAAAAATTCGAAAACTGAATGCCCCTGGCAGCCATGTTGTCCAGATTTGGTGTTTGGATCACTGGATGTCCATAAGATGACAAGTCTCCATAGCCCAGATCATCACATAGAATCACGACAATATTGGGTTGATCCTGTGCAGTGGTATTTTGTTGTTTACAAGAAAATACCGCCATCACTAGAATAGATACTAAACACAGTTTGGTACGCTTCATTGTTTTATTCTTTATTCGATTAGACATCACTTAAAGTGGACATCTTTTACAAATTCATTTGTCTTCACCTGCTCCGATACCACTTTCTTCCCATCCAAAATCACGTCATCAAAAATTACATTTTCGACTGTATGAGTGTCGTCAAAACCTGTCAACTGCATGCTGGCATGGTCTCTAATGATATAGGTTTTCCAATCAGTGCCATCCTGAAATCCAGTCAGGGTAGTATCAATAGGTGCTGAAGTAGCCGTGATGTTTTTAAATGTCACATTCCGCACGTTTCCACGCTCTTCGGATTCGGTCCACCGTGTCTTTCCTATCCAGCATGAAATGAGTCTTCGGGCTTCCTCAACTCTAATGTCTTGAAAAGTAACATCGCTAATGAGCGCATCATCACAATGGTAGACTCGTAGTGCTGTTTCTCGACCTACGTCATGTATCACATCACAGTCCTCGAATAGTACTTCGCTCACATCCTCATGTATCTCTGCTCCAATGCTGAAGGCATGAGCCAGTTCGTTCCAAACCACACATTTGCGTGTATGAACATTCTTTACTTCTCCTTTCCCATCAAATGATTTAATCACTACGGCATCATCCAATGTGCGCATAAAGCAGTTTTCTACCAATACATCACGGCTGTTGGAGATATCTACGCCATCTGAATTGCCTCGCCACCCAATGATCTTAATGTTGTCGACATGGATATGATCAGAGGCCTGTATAGGCACTGTCCAGTGACTAGGGTCACAAATAGTAACCCCTTCTATTTTTAGATTCTCAGCATGTTGGGCAAAGATGGTATATCTTCTTTTTGATTTTGGAATCGCAGACTGGTCGATAATTCCTCTCCCTCTCACTGTAATGTTCTTCCCTTCTAGCAAGAAGGTTGGAGGTGTCTGATTCTGTCCGATGATTTTGTCTAGGTGCTCTAGGTCAGGATCTACCCCACATCGCAGATAGGCTCCACCCGCTAGATACACTGTCGTCCCATCACCCACAGCAAGGTGGGTCACATCGTGGATACCTGGTCCAAAGTACACTACATTGGGATCATTTGGATCAGGAATATTTTCTTCAAAAGGATTGACAAAGATGTGCAATGACTCATGCCAATCTCCATTGACCTCTAGGGTCAAGTGGCCTAGCTGCTCCACACTAAATGAGATGTCATTTCCATCTATTGTGGGGACTATGTCATATGAGGTGGGCAACACCTTTATGGTGTTTACTTTGGTAGGATAAGTCACCTTTATCTCTGCCTTTCCATTAATATCAAATGAAGCAAAAGAGGCAAAACCAAACTCGCTACGAGAATGATTGAGTCGAGGAATCGGTCCATTCGGTGGGATTTTTGTTTTATAAACAGGCACTGCGTTGTTTTCCACTTGCACTGTAAATGCTTGTGAGAGTTCAACACCCTCAGGAGCAGGATAGACTCTGACGGTTTGACTGGCTGGCGTATGCTGAACGCAGGAGGCCAAAAACAATGTACTAGCCACTAACACACCTGCTCCAAAACATTGAAGCGGGTAACTTAGATTTTTTAGGTTTATCTTCATTTTCAACATTTCAGTTATTGATTCCATAGTTTGTATGGGTCATTGTGAGTGATCATTTCTTGCAAGAGCAATGCTTCCATTTCTCTCAATTTGTCGGCATATTTTGGATTAGAGGCGAGATTGGTTTCCATCTCACCTGTTTTATTGTGCTGAGCCAGGTATTCATTTGGGTTTTCGGCAAGATTAAAAAGCTGCGTTTCTCTGACTGCCCCATCCATTACATCATATTTGATCAACTTCCAATCCCCCTTGCGAACGGTACGCATGCCTGGCTTGGTACCACCACAGTACACCCCATATTGCACGTCGCGGATGGTGTTTTTCTCTCCCATCAACACGGATTTAAAACTAGTGCCCTGTACTGTCTCAGGAATTTGGATTCCTGCCAACTCACAGAGGGTAGGCAGGACATCATAGAGGTAGATGTTGCCTTCTACTCTCTGACCCGCTTTGATCCCAGGTCCAGCTATGACAAATGGTACCTTCCAAGTGTGTTCATAGAGATTTTGTTTCCCCATCAATCCATGACGACCAATAGACATCCCATGATCCGAAGTGTACACAATGTAGGTATTGTCCAATTCCCCCATTGCTTCGAGTTTTTGCAAGACTCGATTCAACTGAATGTCTATATTTTCGGAACAGGCGTATTCTCTCCCTAGCTCATTGCGGACAGTCTGCTCGTCTCTTCTTTTCCATACTCCACTTACCCGCTCTTCGTCTCTGAGCTCAGGATGACCATGAAAAAATGGATGCTCACTCAGGTAATTGTCCTGTAGTGGTGGCTGACGCTCATTCAACAATGGCAAACTCGTGGTGTCTTTATGGTTCGTTGCTCCATACTTGGTCAGAAGTTCAGGTGTACCGTTGCGTGTGTCATGGGGATGAGAAAAACCGAAATAGATAAAAAATGGATTTTCTTCTTTGCTGAATTCTCTCTCTCCGAGGTACTCCAACACTTGCTTGGCATGCCAGGCACTTCCAGACTCTTCTGTACCTCCACGTTTGGTAGCGTCTTTTACAACAGCGAATTGCCTGTTGGCTCCTGGATATGAATTGCCCTGCTTACATGTGCGCATGGTCTTGTAACCTGCGCGATTAAAAATAGCAGGAAGCGTCATGGTATCTAGGGGATGAAATTCGGTTTGGTTTTGAAACGCTGCACTCGGAGGCAAATGCCACAAACTGCGACCTGTCATGATCATGTGTCTGGATGGTGTACAGACTGCACCATTCATAGACCCCATGTGTCTGGCACTTTCGAAAACCATCCCACTAGCGGCCAATCGATCGATGGTGGGAGTCTCCAAGATGGAGTTGGGGTCATATTGTTTCAGATCAAAAGGTGACTGATCATCTACCAATACAAATAGAAAATTAGGTCGCTTCTTCACTTCCTCCCTGCACCCTCCGAAAACCAATCCAACTCCTAGGAACAAAATGAGTATGCCACATTGAAATCTCAATTTCTTCATACTTAATCCATTAATTAGTCGATCAAAACATCATATCCCTCAGGATACGCTTTACTCTTTCCTTTCTTTAAAGTGATTCGAATCGGCTGATCCGAACTGTAATAGAGTTTGCCATCTACTGACCTCAATGTTGCTGTAGCTGGTGCATCTATGGCTTCAATCTGATATTGACCATACTGGAGCAACTTGCCCTTGCCAAGATAGAGGTAGTCCAATTCCTTACCTTTGACAGAGCTGATTCCAAAAATACCCCGAAACACATTGTTCTTCCCCGACTTGTATAATCCGTCATCAGTAGCATTGTAGATGTATTGACTTGATTCGCTAGAGACTACTTGAATGCTTACAAAATTGTCGGATGTAGCCAGAGTAGTGATACCTTGGATAGATTTGTTACCTGCCTCGTATGCTTCAAAAACTCCTACAAAAGGACTTTTCACAGCATTGTTTCCCGTCTGCCTAACCACCAATGTAGGTGTGACCTGAGGACTTTTATTGACTTGACCTGGGGTCAGGTCTGATCGCAAAGTAGTCGGCGGTGCATCCACCTGATACAATTCCCTTCCTGTCTGCCCCATCATCCACATATCAATCTTAAGCTCAGGAGATACCGCATCAATCGTCCAAGACGACCAAAAATCTCCGTCGTGATCTACTTTTCTCACATTCTCGAAGAATGAATATGCAGGATGAGGAACATCTGTGATGGAGTCCGCTTGCAAGTCCAAAACTTCATTCTTTGCATTTTTCAATTCCATCGTATTGCCCAATATGTGCTGTAGATAGTCGTTGTCCTCCAAATCGGATCTAAAAATATCCACATAATACCCAGTCGTAGGGGATGTACGAACCATCGCAATCAATCGGCGTTTTTCATCCGCAGACACATCTGCAAAAGAACAATACTCAGAAGTTGTGTTCTCGTTGTAAAATTGATCAGATGACACGAATGGATCCATGGCATTGACCGTGATGTCTCCTTTGCTATAGCCCTGAACAATGGTGTTGCTAGCAACCGCCCCACTGTAATATTTCATATCAGGTGACCAATAAGATTCATAAGCAGCTCCATCTGGTGCCAATGCCCACCCCTTGCCATAAAACTGCCAAGCCAAGCCATTGGCTGATAAATGATGTTGGTGAGTACCTCCGTACAAGGTAAACATCATACCATCTTCATCGTCATTGCCATTTTTCATGATCAGATGACGGTGAAATGACGAGTAAGCAGCTCTATTGTAGGGCAAAGTACTCTCAGAGGTGGTCAGAGGTTGATTCAAAATGATGCTCCTCCAACCGGACTGTGATCGATCATACTGTCCAGAGTTTACTCCCTTATTCAATACTGTCGCGATTTTATCTGCATTCTCTTGGTTGTTTTGCCAGGTATAATAAGTGTACAAGCGTTCGAATACCTCATAATCTAGTGGTCCTCCTCTCATGTCTCCAAATACAACCAAGTTGCCTCTGGCATCTAGCCAACCTAGGTTAGCCATTGCTGCCTTTTGAATCATTGGGTTTTCCCCTACGGTATTTACACCTGCACGATAGAGAGGCAGAGCCATTTCTAGTACAGCACCAATCATACCTGAGGCATACCCTGGTGATTCTGGCCAGAGTCCTGTATTTGTGTCATAGTTTTTCATGATCTCTGGGAGTGCATCGTGATGCTTGCCCGAGATTTGTGTGTAGTAAGGAATGTAATATTCTTTGCCTTTGCCATCTGCATAGTACTCATTGGACTCCAATACCAACATGCTACTAATGATATGGCGGTAACGATTGACATTCCAGTTGCCCTTTGCACCTCCACGCACCAGTCCTATTTCTATAAAGCGTTTGAATACCGTACCAGCCATATCTGTGACAGTCATATTCAATTTAGCGAATTGGTTGCTTGGATTTTGAACCATGTAATCATGAAGAAAATCATAAGCAACAGCAGCAGGTTGCTGTCGATCATCATGGATCACTTCATAATCATAATAACCCATAATCCCTCCTGGAGCATAGCCTCCTGGACCTTTGGTAGATTGATCAGGATCAAGTGGCGGCTCCATATAATAGATACCCATCAGCCAAGTCCATAAGATGTCGGATGAGAACTTGGCATATTTTTCTTCTTGAGTAATGTAGTATGCAAACGCGGCCTTTTCGGCCAGTTCCAGTATCTCCTTGTTGTTATTACGGATCATGTGTCCTGTCTTCTTGTACGGGATCAATACTGGAGTAGTATCACCAGAAGACCTACTAATCCCCCACATATCACCTGTTTCATTGAATGGGGTTCGTCTTTCCAAGGGTACATTGACGTAATCATTCCAACGTCGCATGCCTGGAAGTCGCACCGTAGGCACAGGAGCATTGCCCTCACCATAGTCCCAATCCTGACCTTTGATGTAACATTGGGTGTAGCGCTCACCTTCTTTCCAATACATGGCTAGTCGAGAAACAATCCATGCTGAATCAGATTGGTGACGTGTCACATGGGGGTCTATCTCAGCGAGCAATTGCTCCCAGCTGTCATTGGCCCATGATTCCGTTTCTATTTTCTGTTTCAGATTTAGACGATCCTCTTTACTGACAAGTAATGTAGGATGATTTCCGATGGAAGGGTTGGGTTGACCCAGTAGTGGAATGTAAAAAACCACTAGCAAAGCCAGGGTGTGAAGAAATCTAAATGGCATGTTGTCCAATTTTCTTGAATAATAATTTAATCTTTCTGATGGCAATTTCTCAATATTGACTCGGATTGGCTATGACTTATCGTCCCCTACTGATAAAATATGATTCAATCGTCATATTTCTTCCTAGCAATCACGGCAACACAGTCATACAAATAGAAAAGACTCGATCACAATTGTCCCGAGTCTTTTCGTTTCTCTATTCTGATTCATTGGTGTCTGAGCTATATACAATCTTGAGCATTTTTTGCACATCATCATAGTCGCCAGACACTACCTTCTTATTGATTTGCAGCGACGAAGCTTCTTGATTCATGTGAAGACGAAAGGTAGTTTTGTCTTGCCCATGAAAAACCACATTTGGCTGTTTTCCAAATCCCTCAACCAAAGCTGTGTACTTGGACAGTGCGTGTATCAGTACCTGTCCCTCGCGACGTAGATAACTACCATGTCCTATGAATAGCTCGCTGACATTGTCGACCTTGGTATCATCTGCTCCCTCTTGGAATTTCATCACCGTCAGGTACGCATCTGTCTCCCATCCATTCATTTGGTTGACACTGTTGCGATGCTTGAGTCTACCGTCTGCCAGTAGGTTAAAATATAATTGTGTTGTCTCTCCGTTTTGAGTGATTGAGACCCCGATAAAATCCTTGCCTTCGAATCGTTCGATGACAGGGAGCTGCTCTTTGTTCTTGTCAGACTTCAACACGATCGCTGATATGAATTTGATTCTATCCGTCTTTTCTGCAGGTGTGATGGACCAATATGGTTCTCTTTCATCAGGCTGATGATCCTTGTACCCCAGTTTCTCCGTCAAACGCATCTGTTCGGGAAAATCATGAGGCAAACCACCCACGGGAAAAGTCTCAGGGTACAGTGGACGAACAAGCACCTCTGACTGTTCATCTTTGACTATCAGATCCATCCCTTTTCTCTTTGACTCACCATTGTAATGGAGCAACCACTCAAATTGCCCTGGCTCATGAGCCAACAAATCATCGATGACTAAGATCACATCTCCAACCCACACAAAGTGACGGTAGTTTCTCGCCAAAATCTGAGCATATGGACCCGTAGCATTGGCCATCACATATTTAAAATTCTGTCCTTCTACCAGATAGTGCAAAGAGGCAGGATTGACTACTCCATAATAGGGATCTCTCTTATTTTGACCTTTTCCGTCAAACAACACTACATTGTGTGCCTCACTCTGACAATAATATTCACTGTACAGGGGATTACCATAGGATGACTTGCCTGATTCGGCAATGATGTATTTGCCATTGTGAAAGACCACAAATGAACCTGCATCTGCGTGGGTATGATTCCAAGTAAAACCTGACTTCACAGCAAGCAGTGTGGCATTATCTTCCCAAGAGCTACGCATAGTTGCCCACCCCATATCCGCAAACAGTATCGAAGTAGGCAAGTCAGGTACATAGTCAGATGGCAGTACAGGCAAATCTGGATGTAAAATTAATCCTTCTGGAGAGTTCAGTCTGAGGTATTCTCTATCGTTTCCACTGTTGTTGACTTGGTTGATGTACCAAGCATACCTATCCTTTTGAAA is part of the Reichenbachiella agarivorans genome and harbors:
- a CDS encoding heparinase II/III-family protein produces the protein MYKFKILSLFVILLGSVCSTSIAQDRNYLLYTDDNITRLKSQIKSDPAIKELWNDQLKQAKTLVKSNKGGAADCLLLGLAYRMTGEEQYAKSIKRILEDYTSKETWEGNELLSRTPSWQGGLKTSHTSFYIAVGYDCIYTFLTPDERHKIATDFVRVGIDPARQDWLLVDTNFHTFDTMGHNWWSACVYMAGVGALAVRDEIPEATQWAQEIAATATEWVTYSGSILQNKPSTFDREGGFYESVNYANYGISQYLLFRLAFQEVWPDQPQVELPVLDKIADFFIHASYYVQDNKVQSVPFGDSGMEITGLGSVTLLWNLGFQKDRYAWYINQVNNSGNDREYLRLNSPEGLILHPDLPVLPSDYVPDLPTSILFADMGWATMRSSWEDNATLLAVKSGFTWNHTHADAGSFVVFHNGKYIIAESGKSSYGNPLYSEYYCQSEAHNVVLFDGKGQNKRDPYYGVVNPASLHYLVEGQNFKYVMANATGPYAQILARNYRHFVWVGDVILVIDDLLAHEPGQFEWLLHYNGESKRKGMDLIVKDEQSEVLVRPLYPETFPVGGLPHDFPEQMRLTEKLGYKDHQPDEREPYWSITPAEKTDRIKFISAIVLKSDKNKEQLPVIERFEGKDFIGVSITQNGETTQLYFNLLADGRLKHRNSVNQMNGWETDAYLTVMKFQEGADDTKVDNVSELFIGHGSYLRREGQVLIHALSKYTALVEGFGKQPNVVFHGQDKTTFRLHMNQEASSLQINKKVVSGDYDDVQKMLKIVYSSDTNESE
- a CDS encoding glycosyl hydrolase family 28 protein, producing MKINLKNLSYPLQCFGAGVLVASTLFLASCVQHTPASQTVRVYPAPEGVELSQAFTVQVENNAVPVYKTKIPPNGPIPRLNHSRSEFGFASFASFDINGKAEIKVTYPTKVNTIKVLPTSYDIVPTIDGNDISFSVEQLGHLTLEVNGDWHESLHIFVNPFEENIPDPNDPNVVYFGPGIHDVTHLAVGDGTTVYLAGGAYLRCGVDPDLEHLDKIIGQNQTPPTFLLEGKNITVRGRGIIDQSAIPKSKRRYTIFAQHAENLKIEGVTICDPSHWTVPIQASDHIHVDNIKIIGWRGNSDGVDISNSRDVLVENCFMRTLDDAVVIKSFDGKGEVKNVHTRKCVVWNELAHAFSIGAEIHEDVSEVLFEDCDVIHDVGRETALRVYHCDDALISDVTFQDIRVEEARRLISCWIGKTRWTESEERGNVRNVTFKNITATSAPIDTTLTGFQDGTDWKTYIIRDHASMQLTGFDDTHTVENVIFDDVILDGKKVVSEQVKTNEFVKDVHFK
- a CDS encoding sulfatase-like hydrolase/transferase; translated protein: MKKLRFQCGILILFLGVGLVFGGCREEVKKRPNFLFVLVDDQSPFDLKQYDPNSILETPTIDRLAASGMVFESARHMGSMNGAVCTPSRHMIMTGRSLWHLPPSAAFQNQTEFHPLDTMTLPAIFNRAGYKTMRTCKQGNSYPGANRQFAVVKDATKRGGTEESGSAWHAKQVLEYLGEREFSKEENPFFIYFGFSHPHDTRNGTPELLTKYGATNHKDTTSLPLLNERQPPLQDNYLSEHPFFHGHPELRDEERVSGVWKRRDEQTVRNELGREYACSENIDIQLNRVLQKLEAMGELDNTYIVYTSDHGMSIGRHGLMGKQNLYEHTWKVPFVIAGPGIKAGQRVEGNIYLYDVLPTLCELAGIQIPETVQGTSFKSVLMGEKNTIRDVQYGVYCGGTKPGMRTVRKGDWKLIKYDVMDGAVRETQLFNLAENPNEYLAQHNKTGEMETNLASNPKYADKLREMEALLLQEMITHNDPYKLWNQ
- a CDS encoding sulfatase-like hydrolase/transferase codes for the protein MKRTKLCLVSILVMAVFSCKQQNTTAQDQPNIVVILCDDLGYGDLSSYGHPVIQTPNLDNMAARGIQFSNFYAAAPVCSPSRVGLMTGRSPNRAGIYDFIIGGEKPRPNNRDLVHMQADEETIPARLKSVGYATCLSGKWHCSSLFNNPEKQPTPDHFGFDHWFATHNNAAPSHENPRNFVRNGEEVGEIEGFSCQIVVDEAMSWLDQKPKDQPFYLQVTFHEPHVPVASPQELVQKYLPQAQNENEAQYFANVENVDLAVGRLMDYLTKKGYDDNTLVIFTSDNGPETLGRYERAYRSYGSPGELKGMKLWTNEAGFRVPGIMYWMGQPMFQGKSDAVISSLDFMPTFCELAGAELPKNELDGESMVSMLKTGVFERNKPLLWAFYNALNDHVIAMRDGDWKIMARLKYDSAYLPKMLNIYPGNVDSVKSAELVDFELYSMVEDKGETKNLAEQNPEQFANMKMRLDKEYQELLAGSHVWER